One part of the Verrucomicrobiia bacterium genome encodes these proteins:
- the aroA gene encoding 3-phosphoshikimate 1-carboxyvinyltransferase, with protein sequence MVLTRKAETGPEFRVVRHAGSLKGEPTVPGDKSISHRAALLAAAASGRSEFSNFSPSLDCLATLTCLESLGVEIRKKEDKLSVIGKRFGQFRAPAEPLFCNNSGTTMRLLCGLLAGSDFEVTLDGDASLRGRPMDRVLTPLSKMGLKIVKNGPPPFTIAGAKLSGIEYALPVASAQVKSAILLAGLQAEGKTVVVEKTPTRDHTERMLAAMKAPIEISAPAFDLSTLEGRLAKEQKERRISVSRAESLAPLTLKIPGDLSSAAFLVAAAVLVPKSKITVREVGLNPTRTAFLNVLKRMGAELNWKVEEEKTGEPVGTITARHSGLKGTKIAGEMVPNLIDELPLLACLAATAEGTTVIRDAGELRKKESDRIAAVTSNLRKMGVKVGELEDGWAIEGPAELTGTDIETFGDHRIAMAFSVLGLAASGETLISQPECVEVSFPGFFDALEGLAK encoded by the coding sequence ATCGTTTTGACCCGCAAGGCGGAAACCGGCCCGGAATTCAGAGTCGTCCGCCACGCCGGGTCGTTGAAAGGGGAACCAACTGTACCCGGCGACAAATCCATCTCCCATCGGGCGGCGTTGCTCGCCGCCGCCGCTTCCGGCCGCTCGGAATTCTCCAACTTTTCACCCAGTTTGGATTGTTTAGCCACATTGACCTGTTTGGAATCTCTCGGGGTTGAAATCCGTAAAAAGGAGGATAAGCTTTCCGTCATCGGAAAACGATTCGGACAGTTTCGCGCCCCCGCCGAGCCCCTTTTCTGCAACAACTCCGGCACCACCATGCGCCTATTGTGCGGGCTTTTGGCCGGATCGGATTTTGAAGTCACGCTGGACGGCGACGCCTCGTTGCGCGGCCGCCCGATGGACCGGGTTTTAACCCCCCTTTCTAAAATGGGATTGAAAATCGTCAAAAACGGCCCGCCGCCCTTCACCATAGCGGGAGCGAAACTTTCCGGAATCGAATACGCGTTGCCGGTCGCCTCGGCGCAGGTCAAATCGGCCATTTTGCTGGCCGGTTTGCAGGCCGAAGGAAAGACCGTCGTGGTGGAAAAGACCCCGACCCGCGACCACACGGAACGAATGCTTGCGGCCATGAAAGCTCCGATTGAAATTTCAGCGCCGGCTTTTGACCTTTCGACGCTTGAAGGGCGGTTGGCCAAGGAACAAAAAGAAAGGCGGATTTCGGTCAGTCGGGCGGAGTCGCTTGCGCCGTTGACTTTGAAAATCCCCGGGGATCTGTCGAGCGCCGCCTTTCTGGTTGCCGCCGCCGTCTTGGTTCCGAAGTCAAAGATTACCGTTCGCGAAGTGGGGCTCAACCCGACCCGCACGGCCTTCTTGAACGTGCTAAAACGGATGGGAGCCGAACTGAACTGGAAAGTGGAGGAGGAAAAAACCGGCGAGCCGGTCGGCACGATAACCGCCCGACACAGCGGATTAAAGGGGACGAAAATTGCCGGGGAGATGGTTCCCAACTTGATTGACGAGCTACCCTTACTGGCCTGTTTGGCCGCTACTGCTGAAGGAACCACGGTTATCCGCGATGCGGGTGAACTGCGCAAAAAGGAATCGGACCGGATTGCCGCCGTCACTTCCAATCTCCGCAAGATGGGTGTGAAAGTAGGGGAGCTGGAAGATGGCTGGGCGATCGAGGGGCCTGCCGAGCTTACTGGAACTGATATTGAAACATTCGGCGACCACCGGATTGCCATGGCCTTTTCCGTTCTCGGTCTTGCCGCTTCGGGCGAAACCTTGATTTCGCAGCCGGAGTGCGTGGAGGTTTCCTTCCCTGGATTCTTCGATGCGCTCGAGGGGCTGGCGAAATGA
- a CDS encoding nucleoside recognition domain-containing protein — protein MKISYPPAAQSSFSLLDVMREGFKRGIATFWMLAKVMIPVFIAVYLLRQTPVFDRVAGFFRPYMGILGLPGDAALAVIVGSLVNLYSAVAVLAPLELSWQQVTVAAIFLGVSHSHPMEAAIMYKMKTRFLTLVFLRLAVGFLLAWGMKLVLL, from the coding sequence ATGAAGATTTCCTATCCACCCGCTGCGCAGAGTTCCTTCTCCCTGCTGGATGTCATGCGGGAAGGGTTCAAACGGGGCATCGCCACCTTCTGGATGCTGGCCAAGGTGATGATTCCGGTTTTCATCGCCGTATACCTTTTGCGGCAGACCCCGGTCTTTGACCGGGTGGCTGGTTTTTTCCGGCCTTACATGGGGATTTTGGGGCTCCCCGGGGATGCCGCCTTGGCCGTAATCGTAGGGAGTTTGGTCAATCTCTATTCCGCCGTGGCCGTTCTGGCCCCGTTGGAGCTTTCCTGGCAGCAGGTCACCGTGGCCGCCATCTTTCTGGGGGTTTCCCATTCCCACCCGATGGAGGCCGCCATTATGTACAAGATGAAGACCCGCTTTTTAACGCTCGTTTTCCTCCGCCTCGCGGTCGGTTTTCTCCTGGCCTGGGGGATGAAGCTGGTTTTATTATGA
- a CDS encoding nucleoside recognition domain-containing protein, whose protein sequence is MMGNWTSVVGGMAGDLFWLLLKIFFIIIPLFVLLEYAQRRGILDWLGKKLERFFAVLHFKKTSIFPLIAGLCFGISYGAGVLLDEARQGRLEGKQTFLVAAYLGICHAVFEDTLLFVAVGASGLLLVIPRLIAASLVVYLLGFLPERFYGKVRG, encoded by the coding sequence ATGATGGGGAACTGGACTTCGGTGGTTGGAGGGATGGCCGGCGACCTTTTTTGGCTTTTGCTCAAGATTTTTTTCATCATTATCCCGCTGTTTGTTCTGCTTGAATACGCCCAGCGGCGCGGCATTTTGGACTGGCTGGGGAAAAAGCTGGAGCGCTTCTTTGCCGTTTTGCATTTCAAGAAAACCTCCATCTTTCCGCTCATCGCCGGGCTTTGTTTCGGAATCAGCTACGGCGCGGGGGTGCTGCTCGACGAAGCCCGCCAGGGGCGGCTGGAGGGAAAACAGACCTTTCTCGTGGCCGCCTATCTGGGCATCTGCCACGCCGTTTTCGAGGACACGCTCCTTTTCGTCGCCGTCGGCGCTTCCGGGCTGCTTTTGGTCATCCCCCGATTGATTGCCGCCTCCCTCGTCGTCTATTTGCTGGGCTTTTTGCCCGAACGGTTCTATGGAAAAGTTAGAGGGTAA
- the aroE gene encoding shikimate dehydrogenase, with protein sequence MKKSKHPGLAGIIGQPLDHSLSPFIHNLGFAARKLPYVFVKIEIPPARLSRTIGALADLGFIGANVTMPHKEAVVDLLDALSPEAEAVGAVNTLVVKGSSLKGYNTDIDGFARSLELRMPERDFPTAAIFGAGGAAAAVAFALFKRFETRNFHFICRNWRKAKKNLSGKPFFAERMWADFVDWEDAERAVRASDLIVNATPVGMDGKKSFPVSPLAFRPGQVACDLIYNPPLTPFMRLAKKGGAKAVGGLEMLVQQAAVSFKLWTGEELPVEKVRRELLGSF encoded by the coding sequence ATGAAAAAGTCCAAGCATCCCGGATTGGCGGGCATCATCGGCCAGCCCTTGGACCATTCCCTTTCCCCGTTCATCCATAATTTGGGTTTTGCGGCCCGAAAGCTTCCCTACGTTTTCGTAAAAATCGAAATTCCGCCCGCCAGACTTTCCCGCACCATCGGAGCTTTGGCCGATTTGGGATTCATCGGCGCCAACGTCACCATGCCGCATAAAGAGGCGGTGGTTGATCTGCTCGATGCACTCTCGCCGGAAGCGGAAGCGGTGGGGGCCGTCAATACGCTGGTGGTGAAGGGATCTTCGCTGAAAGGATACAATACGGACATCGACGGCTTTGCACGCTCCCTTGAATTGCGAATGCCGGAGCGCGACTTTCCAACGGCGGCGATTTTCGGCGCGGGCGGCGCGGCGGCCGCCGTGGCCTTCGCCCTTTTCAAACGTTTTGAAACCCGCAATTTCCATTTCATCTGCCGCAACTGGCGCAAGGCGAAAAAAAACCTTTCCGGGAAACCCTTCTTTGCGGAGCGGATGTGGGCCGACTTTGTGGACTGGGAGGACGCCGAGCGGGCTGTGCGGGCCTCGGATCTCATCGTCAACGCCACGCCGGTCGGGATGGACGGCAAGAAAAGCTTCCCCGTCTCCCCACTTGCCTTCCGGCCCGGACAGGTTGCCTGCGATCTGATCTACAACCCCCCGCTCACCCCCTTTATGCGGCTGGCCAAAAAAGGGGGAGCCAAGGCCGTGGGCGGGCTGGAAATGCTGGTCCAACAGGCGGCGGTCTCCTTCAAACTCTGGACGGGGGAGGAACTGCCGGTGGAAAAGGTGCGCCGGGAACTTTTGGGTTCTTTTTAA
- the aroF gene encoding 3-deoxy-7-phosphoheptulonate synthase — MLVVLERNATPEQVEAVCAEVRKMGLTPHALPGAQRTVVGITGNLGMVNAARLEVLAGVIEVIHVTQPFKLVSREFRKEDTIVRVGPSGNIVEIGGKRVCVMAGPCAVESKEQAFAVAEKVKASGAKIFRGGAFKPRTSPYSFQGLGEEGLKILAAVREKFGLLVVTEAIDTESLSQVEEYADVIQIGARNMQNFSLLKRVGKSAKPVLLKRGMSATLQELLMAAEYIVSEGNPNVILCERGVRTFADHTRNTLDLSAIPFVERTSHLPIIADPSHGTGRREKVLPMSRAAVAAGADGLLIEVHHKPEEALSDGQESIYPEQFATLMKEISAIAQVIGREV; from the coding sequence ATGCTGGTCGTTCTTGAGAGAAACGCCACGCCGGAACAGGTGGAAGCGGTCTGCGCCGAAGTGCGCAAAATGGGGCTTACACCCCATGCCCTGCCCGGGGCCCAGCGGACCGTGGTCGGCATCACCGGCAATCTCGGAATGGTCAACGCCGCCCGGCTGGAAGTACTTGCCGGGGTCATCGAGGTTATCCACGTCACTCAGCCGTTCAAGCTGGTCTCGCGGGAGTTCAGAAAAGAGGACACGATTGTCCGCGTGGGCCCGTCCGGAAATATCGTTGAAATCGGCGGGAAAAGAGTTTGCGTGATGGCCGGGCCGTGCGCGGTGGAAAGCAAGGAACAGGCCTTTGCCGTGGCGGAAAAGGTCAAAGCCTCCGGCGCCAAAATCTTTCGCGGCGGGGCCTTCAAGCCGCGCACCTCGCCGTACAGTTTTCAGGGTTTGGGGGAGGAGGGGTTGAAAATTCTGGCCGCCGTGCGGGAAAAATTCGGCTTGCTGGTGGTCACGGAGGCGATTGACACGGAAAGTTTGAGCCAGGTGGAAGAATATGCCGACGTTATCCAAATCGGGGCGCGCAACATGCAGAACTTTTCGCTTTTGAAACGGGTCGGCAAGTCCGCAAAGCCGGTTTTGCTCAAACGGGGAATGTCCGCCACCTTGCAGGAACTGTTGATGGCCGCGGAGTACATCGTTTCCGAAGGCAATCCAAACGTGATTTTGTGCGAGCGGGGGGTGCGCACCTTCGCCGACCACACCCGCAACACCCTCGATCTGTCCGCCATCCCGTTCGTGGAGCGCACCAGCCATTTGCCTATCATAGCCGATCCCTCCCACGGCACGGGACGGCGGGAAAAGGTTTTGCCGATGTCCCGCGCGGCGGTGGCGGCCGGCGCGGACGGGCTTTTAATCGAAGTGCACCACAAACCGGAGGAGGCGCTTTCCGACGGGCAGGAATCGATTTATCCGGAACAGTTTGCCACCTTGATGAAGGAAATTTCAGCCATTGCCCAAGTGATTGGTCGGGAAGTGTGA